Proteins from one Streptomyces sp. NBC_00289 genomic window:
- a CDS encoding ABC transporter substrate-binding protein: MTAVLGGCGLSGGSDQVTLKLVAADYGDSAANSSEKYWARLVGEYEAGHPDVKVDVSVYSWNDVDRKVQEMADAGRAPDMAQIGAYADYAAKGLLYTADDLLSITTQADLVSQLAAAGQVNNVQYGMPFASSTRLLFYNKSLFAKAGLTPPKTWDELATDAAALKAQGVKYPYALPLGPEEAQAETMQWLLSGGGGYTDQLGTYQIDSSQNVDTFTWLKNDLVGKGLTGPVAPGKLDRATAFAAFANGEVGMLNGHPSLMKSAAAKGVKFGMVPMPGADGQSKVAMGVADWMMAFKKNGHAEQVGDFLDFVYSRKNVLAFSREYDLLPVTNSASEVMSAAKRDADLKPFLTELPLSELPPVGKTSWAGVSADVKKEIGQAVAPGGSPAAILSRLQAASSSQTTE, encoded by the coding sequence ATGACCGCGGTGCTCGGTGGCTGCGGACTCTCCGGCGGCTCCGACCAGGTCACTCTGAAGCTGGTCGCCGCGGACTACGGCGACAGCGCGGCGAACAGTTCCGAGAAGTACTGGGCCAGGCTCGTCGGGGAGTACGAGGCCGGCCATCCGGACGTGAAGGTCGACGTCAGCGTCTACTCCTGGAACGACGTGGACCGCAAGGTCCAGGAGATGGCCGACGCCGGCCGGGCCCCCGACATGGCGCAGATCGGCGCCTACGCCGACTACGCGGCCAAGGGCCTGCTCTACACGGCCGACGACCTGCTCTCCATCACCACGCAGGCCGACCTCGTCTCCCAGCTGGCCGCCGCGGGCCAGGTGAACAACGTGCAGTACGGCATGCCGTTCGCGTCCTCCACACGCCTGCTGTTCTACAACAAGAGCCTCTTCGCGAAGGCCGGCCTCACCCCGCCGAAGACGTGGGACGAGCTCGCCACCGACGCGGCGGCGCTCAAGGCGCAGGGCGTGAAGTACCCGTACGCGCTGCCGCTGGGCCCGGAGGAGGCCCAGGCCGAGACCATGCAGTGGCTGCTCAGCGGCGGAGGCGGCTACACCGACCAGCTCGGCACGTACCAGATCGACTCCAGCCAGAACGTCGACACCTTCACCTGGCTCAAGAACGACCTGGTCGGCAAGGGCCTGACCGGACCGGTCGCGCCCGGCAAGCTCGACCGCGCCACCGCCTTCGCCGCGTTCGCGAACGGCGAGGTGGGGATGCTCAACGGACACCCCTCGCTGATGAAGAGCGCCGCCGCGAAGGGCGTGAAGTTCGGCATGGTGCCGATGCCCGGCGCCGACGGGCAGAGCAAGGTCGCGATGGGCGTCGCCGACTGGATGATGGCCTTCAAGAAGAACGGGCACGCCGAACAGGTCGGGGACTTCCTCGACTTCGTCTACAGCCGGAAGAACGTGCTCGCCTTCTCCCGCGAGTACGACCTGCTGCCGGTCACCAACTCCGCGTCCGAGGTCATGAGCGCGGCGAAGCGGGACGCGGACCTTAAGCCCTTCCTCACCGAACTCCCGCTCTCGGAACTCCCCCCGGTCGGCAAGACGTCCTGGGCCGGCGTCAGCGCGGACGTGAAGAAGGAGATCGGCCAGGCGGTCGCCCCGGGCGGCAGCCCCGCCGCGATCCTCAGCCGGCTCCAGGCGGCGTCGTCGTCGCAGACCACCGAGTAG